The genome window taattcgatgtaatttttcatattttttatttttcttccgtggcacccttttcctttccgaagggggagaaaggtttttaatggggccatcacatgtaatttccttttttagttctataagagcaaaaccccccaaggaatgtaaatgtaaaaactgagaacgcaccatcgagtgccgaagagtaaaaacgaagaagctccaaagtcgttcctaagagaatgcagagcttacagcgaaaagtcaacgctgattccgccaaaagtaaaggcgaagaagctccaaagtcgttcctaagggaatgcagagcttacagcgaaaagtcaacgctgattccgccaaaagtaaaggcgaagaagctccaaagtcgttcctaagggaatgtagagcttacagcgaaaagtcaacgttgattccgccgaaagtaaaggcgaagaagctccaaagtcgttcctaaggggatgcagagctgaggtgtgattgtttttaaggaaataatggctatgagtatggcttgaagtgtgattgtttggccattcatttgcacatcgcattacatcataacatttgcattcataaacattcatccaggcatatgtaggataatcatcttcatagcataagcggttgcttcggcaaataaaaaaaaagagcttcggaaagaaagagcttcgtgtacaaaaaggagagcttcggaaagaaagagcttcgtgtacaaaaaggagagcttcggaaagaaggaaaatgttgttttctatgcttcgttgcgtacgaaaagaagggaaggtgttttttcgccttcggctcaaaaaagaaaatttcgtccacatcaaagcatttctcatacatcaatggaaggataaggatatattacaaggtatgaacaggatacattaaagacaagttttggttacatttacaaaagttatctcaaaagtttctcaagtactgtctacagtctactgtttaatctctaaggagcttcagcttcggcgtcatttttcaatcatcagcttcggcttcgtcatcctacatgaataaggtcgttgtaagtcaaaatcgagcttgcaagaaaaggtaagcacaaggtatggtttcttactgcttcaaggtggctacgagcttcgtttccagccttttctcgcccaccttttgtccatatcatttttacaaatctattcgagatacttcgggcgagatcaggaatgtcatccaggattgatggtgataaagtgaaatttggcctattgacaatctttccatgatcgcagccagccttcaggaaagctgcagcagtgcctcgagaagccacccaggcacagaagtcaccatgcccagctatgacttcgtcgagctcgtcaatctccccctcaatatgttcgaaggttttcggtagatcttcagctgagggggtgaatttttcactgctggctccaactgagtaaaaaatctttcttaatcgttgaatgcatttgttgctaaattccaagcatttttcttgaagacttgtcagtagttttctcaaatctgaattttgttgagcttcggcttcaagttttgcattaagatcttgtttttctcgttcgaactgctcagactggcggagaagcttcgtgttcagttctgttatttttgcttcagcttccgccaataaaccttcggttgcctggagctcaaagttctttttctcgaaagcatctgattgctcctttattctgctttccaaattttcaattataacttcgtgcttcttatcttcaaaatcttgctgcatttgcaaggctttgctcaacagcatactctgcacgaaaaaacaaccttcgtcagacatgtttttattattagaaacaataaaagttaagggacaagtagttcaccttgaagttggaataaaataaactaccaacgacatgttgtcgtcggtagcggctgatgtctgtttctagcttcgggaagccgatactcttggacagagtactgataactttggctcttgtttgatctcgaatacaatctaatttttcatcatcaacgcctccgaagaggagtgccccaggtttgtatccacaggatttggcatactctctaagctcttctatttcagcttttgatagttgttctccaactaaattctggaacatgaaggtttcgttttctgaagcttcatcagcaattccttttcctttccccgacgctgcggtcacggcctcttcggcggcggtggtagcttcttctgcagccatgtctagcagtatttggtcaatgtgttcaatcgtgctctccaggttcaaatcttcagctgaggcagctttggcagctgcggcctccgaaggtgcaatttcaatatctgtcccctctgcagccgctggtgttttctgggctgaagcccTTGGCgacgtcttgtcaattacctctgtcacagtgataattctttgtttctttgccttgattgttttcttcgatttttcgggctccttgtccttctgaaaaaactttgtcagttgagggcccagtggacttagcttcgcaggtaaggattcagtcattaccttcagaatttcctcaacgacagcagcagaaggtgatgcgggggtttcttttgcttcggatatttgttgcttcggagaagaagctttcctcttcttcggaattttcttctttaatggttctttttcttcattcatggcctcagttatcctttttcttttttggcccccagcacctttgttcagattttcataatcagggtaatcaaagcccaaggtgtccaacactcgatttagccttcgcttcggacgggtgccgaaggctgcggtcatcaattgatcttcttttttggaataattgccaagtatttcattgcacattacttcaattgtatctagccactcttggcaaggtgttttaaagtactttttaaacttgaaatagtaaggtaaacgtacaagttcaccttctttcttttccccctgtagcttcggcatttcccattttttcaaactgggaaaaactttgaaagctaaaaactcttgaaccaggtcccttgtgctgatatgctctgcaataattctgaattcacttattgcttgttgtgttggaccttcgggtgtcatgttgcagcgaggtcgggtttctccgaagattagttccagcgggctttgcacaagcttttccttgtcgtcatcaaccttgacatagaaccattcagatttccagcctgctgcccatttgcttcggtagctaattacaggaaactttgtagttttccgataggcgaagttataacaaccaaaattgtcgtgcaatccatcctttctagccttcgtttgataatgcaactcgtgaacccggcaaaaagctgtccgcaaatggttccactgcttggcttcggagtgcccagatataaacaataagtctaacgatagcgttaggggtcagctggtgaaaatagataccgaacctattcagtacctctgcaataatcccatgtagggggaaccttaatccagcctttagaaagcttttgaaaataacaatttcatctttctccggctttggggtagtctcttctcccccgaagcgcaatagcttcttctgattttcagtaaaaaagcccgattttaccatcttggacagatcagccttcgaaacagtagatttcccgaagtccaagtggctgggtttgcttggcatggcaatgcgataatcatcttcgggatcagtttcctcaatatcttcttcctctgcttcagcgattgcttgttctgcatcatcactaggaatcttttccgaagtcactagcccggatcgttgcatggcttcggagatagggacagtctccgaagcttcagtttcgtccccctcacgctcaaccctggcggtagaacggactctggccatttaactatgaacttgtgaaactttaatactttcttcctccgaagcaggcttcaagctggagcttcgttcgattccgacaaacaagcttcggcgacggttaaaaattttggcagcaaaacagtgcaaatagcaatgaatgctgtggtaacttcacacctactcgtctgtttatatagtgctgcaggtaagaaggcgaagcgccagaatttttacaccaggcggacacccgctcgcactcgctgcatggtggaccgcagagaccgaacagtaactctgcaaggtggggccgctacacgctgggagattgaatcgtttctcgacaacgagctcagggaaggtgtttttagaccttcggcgctccgaagcttaagagacttttttcacggatcaagctcgttacgaaaaacgatctagcaccgcgaaaggggctaatgttgggtctatgcttcgtcgccgaaggtcttatagaaagaagtggtcctcggctgaagctgtttgtataagatagccgaaggttcctcttcgtgaagcttcggtattacaaaccgacttaaagatagaatgaccttttagtccataaaggtctgagtcaatgttgtaagcttttataaggggcatacttgtaattcctcacaggctgcgtcctgtgcttataaatagtgaacagtattctgttactgttcacgcattcgagtaattgcaatcgcatcttccggaatccaaccttttgccaaggcaaaggtattattatattcaatgattcaatatattaagtagatacaatgtaattcgtctatggtgtatttatcccttttataccttttgttttatgttatcttataatttttactgaaattttattacgaagatttaagcttcgtaattatgctcttatcagccttcgtccaagatccattatcctcaagggaataatgtttcatggacgaaggacgttgacatttaacattttatgttgccttgttcttaattcatagcatttgagaacaagtccccaacactatatAACCCGAGCACCCCCTCCTTATCCATCTTGTGCCAACGCCGAGGAGCCAAACATCGCAATGAACCGAGGAGTTGAGAGTGCCACCGTGAACCGAGTGCCGaacgagagggagagaaggtccacGCGCGGGAGGAGTGGTCGGAGAGCGAGAAGAGTCGTCACCAGAGTCACAAATAGGGGTGGTAATGTATCATCCAAAAAATTGAGTTCTTAAATAatgagttcaaaaatgaatagaataGAGTCCGATCAATTCGATTCTTAAAATTTATAGTATAAAATTTATAGCTCACAACCATCCCTAGTCACGAAACACCGTGCTTCCGCCCTACGTCGTGGTTGGGAGTTCTCATGACATCGGTTGTGGTGAGAATCCCCTCCAAAACTTCGCCTCATCATTCTCTATGTGTAGAAGCATGCGGTGCTCAAGCTCTCTCACTAGAATAACTAATCATGCAGGTCCACTATGGCACCACTGTGGTGGTTAGCGAGCGTCGCCGAGGTTAGCAACCAAGAGGATGAAGATGCGCTACGTGTCGTAGATCGCGAGGAACGATCCAGATTAGATCAGTTATTTTCGTTTCATatgaattggagaggattgatATGAGGGATTTTAAtttactagggattgaaaccgATTCAATTCCCTTCAATCCACCATTTCAATTATTTAAATCTCAACCGAAGATTTGTGATCGCACGATCTGGATTAAATCCAACGTATCGCTTCGGCCAACCGATCCAAGCCGTAGGATCAACGTCACGTGGCTCTAGCTGATCCGTGCAGTTTAGTCGTGGTCCTTTTGTTAAAGATCCCTCGGCGTTCTGTGTAATGAACCCACGGTTTGGTGACATTAGTAAACCATTTAAATTATGTCCTGAAACTTTGCAGAACAGTCCTGAGAGCTTTAGAATTAGAATCCACCTCCCAGGGCCAGGGGTGACATTCTTACCCCAGAACCTGTACTCTTAATAAAAATTTCATTTAAATCACAGATTCAGTAAAGCAGACCCTGGAACTGATATTTTAATATTAAATTAATCTAAAATATTGTTTTATCTATAATTTTTACGTTTAAACTTTAATTATAGTACTGGTTCTCGAACCTATAGATTTGTCTCGACGTAGAATTATCTTCTACAGTTTATTTTTCTGTTCGATGTAATGCTAATTATATTTATATTATATTTGTTTATATTAGTACGAATAAATAAGTAAATGTTTTGACCTGAAACCTAGCAGTTTGAGGGATTTTAGTGGTCCTATCACAACTACTCTGACTTTTCCGACCAGAGGATCGTGGACGAGCTCAAGGGCTTCGACGTTCGAGTTCGAACCAGGGTCTCGTTGATTTAAGTTCATGAACAAACAGGTTTCCTCCGCTTTTTATTTATCGTGATTTAGTTTAAAGATAAACTAGCAAGCGTAAATATTCAATAACTGAGAGTCCGAGATAGTACTTTATAATATAAATGTAAATTGCTTTATACCTTATAACTAAAAACTGTCTGAAATACGGATCCACACCAGGGTTTAGTTCTTCATTGATCGAAGAGTAGTAAAATTTATCCATAACTCGTTGCATAAAGCATATTctacaacaacttcaagagaaatacaGATACAAAATACAAACACAGTTCCTCCTGAACCTCAAGCCGTCATTTCACAGAAGAACCGCGGCCGGTAGCTGGGCGGTGGCCGGCGCCTTGCCGGATCACTCGACGGGGAACATGACCTCGTTGGTGCGCAGCGGCGGGAGCGTGAACGACGGGTTGTACCGCGCCAGCACGAACGGGACCTTGATGGTGTACCcgtccttctccagggcggcctTAAGTCCCTTCGCCTTCTCCCTCACCGTCCTGTCCGTGGCCACCCCGCTGAACCTCGCCACGCCGAACTTCCTCTCCGGCACCTCGCGGATCACCACCCGCTCGTCCGTCGGCCGCGGCGCCTCCTCCACCCTGGTGTACTTGGACGGCAGCAGGAACTGCATTGTCACCTTGCCCGGCGCCTGCTGGTCGTCCGTAATCACCGGCGCGGTCATCGCGATGGGCTCGGGCTCGCCGCCGCCGGTGGTGATGACGGGGGCCGTCATGGCGATCTtctcgccgtcgccgccgctgccgctgccggtgGTGATGACGGGAGCCGTCATGGCGATCTTCTCGGGCTTGGTGTTCTGCGGCTTTCCGAGGACCCCGATGTAGTTGGCGAGGACGGTGAACCCGCCATCAGGGTCTCCTCTCATCTCCTTGGGATCGTAGGTCAACTCCGCGGCGATGCTGGGCGGGTACTTGCGGATCTCGTAGCCGGCGCCGGTGTGGAGGACCTCGTGCTTGGGCGTCTCCACCGGGATCTTCCCCAGCACCATCCCCAGCACCATCGCCATGGTGGATTGTCTGCGGAGGACGGCGGCGAGCTCTGGCGGTCGGGCTCGTTGGATGTGTCTGTGACTGTCTGTGAGTAGTGGCGCTTTGCCTGACAACAAGAGCCGAGCGTGGGATTTATGAAGCGGCAGAAGAGACTTTGTGTGTGGACGAGGTTGTCTGTGCATCGTGGCGCGCTTTGCTCCAAAGGTCTCTGCTTGGAGCACAAGCTCGGCAAACTTCGAGTCTTTGATGATTGCCTTTCAGCTCTGACCTTCGAGTCTTTGGAGCACAATTTCGGTGAAGCCTCTAGGATCTCTCTTCAGAAAACTGTGGAAAATGTGCAAACAGCGACTACTGCAAAATCTTTAAATTATTTGAATGAACCCATATAGAAAAATAACCTAACTGGAGTTATTGATTTTAgtgagacctacaacttttaatcGATAACTTTTTATTCGAAACCATTTTACTATCTAAAATTATGCTTAAAATAGTTATATTGTATATTTTGTTTTTTTAATTATCCAAACGAACTCAAAGAACATATCTTATGTATATGAAAGATTAGTGTATATgttgcacatattaaatcatcaccatTCATTTTAGATCTATCATCTCTTGTTGCTTGTTATATTTTATAAATAATGTCTTCCATCGCTACACTCCACCACTCCAGATGTATCATGTACACCAAATTTTCATATGCGCCGGATATGTTCTCAAGTTGTAAATATCGACGAGTAGGAAAATTTCCTATTGAAGATCATTCGTAATCCCTTTGTTTAATTTCTCTTATCCTGAATTTCAAAACTTCCAAACCATCAAAACATCCGAAGGGCCAAATATAAACAGTGTTAATAGTTGGATGGTCGAACATTTGTGGATTTCGAGTTTAATTGCCAAAATCAAACTTACACAATAGTTGGATGACCATACATATATTTCTCCCTTTTCCCACTTTGGTTAGTGATCCGTTGGGCCAAATAATAAAGCTTACATAGAGCATCTCTTTCAATCCTCATTTCGAGAGTAATTTGAATAAAAAGTGTTCTATATTTTTCACCCTCTAATAATTTGTTTATATCTCATGCTTATTCTAGAAAGTGAGACCCTCTTTGGAACGTGagaatctttcatgtttcatgtgTTTTTCCGTGAAAATGAATTAATTCCTTTGAAATTTTTGTATGATTTCCCCcctcccaaattcatgtgttccaAAGGAGTCTTTAGTCTCGTTCTTTATTTTTATCTGATAAAAAAAAGAATGAAAATATTTAGAAATATAACTAAAACAGTTGTTGGAGAATATTTTCTCACTAAAATCTGGATCTGTTAATACAAAAGTGTATGAAGAAAATCATTTAGCAAGCAACACAACAAAATAAGGCAGACATGCACAAAACGAAACAACTACCCGTGCATTACATCGTACACACTTAaattttaataataataatagagtAAATAATAAAATATTTATATAATTTTTATGCCTTTTAGTAGTTTAATTGTACGATAATTGCAAAAAAATGTGTAGAACAAATTTTGCCACTAGTCTAGATAGGTTTGGGGATTCGGTTCGTTTACTTGTTTTTTTTTAGAAAATTCAATTCCTAAAAACCTAGAAATGAAATATGTATCAAGACAGGACCGAAAAATCCGGTTTCCTTTTTTTCGATTTGGTTTCTTAACCAAATAGACCGAAGTTTAACAAAAACAACATATTTTTAAAGTTAGCTAAAGTGTGTAGATGACAGGATGAATGATTGGAGTTAAAGATAGATTTATTTGGAGATGTTGTGTGCTTATATACTTAGTATTTGGGAAGGGTATATTGTGATATGCCTAAAATTTTATTGGTCTATTGTGCTTATATTATACTAGTAGCTTGAGCGCGCTACGCGCGCGTGAAAAATATCATGATAAGAATATTATATTTTTATAAGCAATCAATTTAAACATAGTGCAAGTAGAATATTTATGTAAAAGGTAAAACAGTTGGTAGGACCGTTAGTTCGATCTAGAACAGCCAAGCTATTTAAATTAAAGATTTAGGTGATTTATGACAAGAGTTAGTTTTTTTGCTTGTTTCACTATATACAATTAGACAAGGATTTGCTCAACACCAAGGATTTGCTAAGACAAAGAGCTCCCTTACATCAAATGTTTGTTTAATTAGGTTTAATAAGTTTGTCTCGTCTTTTATTCTTTTATGTATAATAATAAGTTTTATAGTTAGACAATATTTAATACTCGTATTTATTATTTTAATATTTGATGCGACATGGACTAATCTTTAGTTGGGAGGAACCAAACTTTAGTGGTGGAGATGCAGCGATGAATTTGCACCTGATTGAAAGCCAACATAAACAATGAATAAAtcaatttttattttttaaaaccaCCCGTAATTTAACCTGCATAATAAGTCAATTTAAATTATTGATAGATCCTGCATCATATATTAATGGCCTTGGACCCAGCTCTGACACGTTGCAGTTGTACCCCATTCCCCAACTAAATTCCTATACATATAATGCAGCTGTTTGATTTCTAGTGAGAAGATGCTGTAGTTAAACGGGTATAACGAAGAAGAATGACATAATGGATGAAAAACGAAGAGGTAACAAACCCGCTATCCAACCGGTTTGTGGCACGAAATTGCCCGCACTTATCTTGCTTCCGTGGAGCACTTGCTGCCGCTGGTACGATGCGACGGCCTTGGCGAGGGCGCACGGCGCGGCTGCGGGCCTGCGGCCTAAGACTGCTGGGTGGTGGGCATGAGCGTGGGCGTGGGCATGGGCGGAAGAGAGAGCCGGTCGACCGAGACGAGACCGCGAGGACGCTGCTGTGGTGGCAGACGGGTACCAGTCGAGACTGGAGGATTGAGACTTGAGCGGGGCGAGGCTGCGGCTACGGAGCGGTGGCGCTGGCGTCTGCGTGTTTTTGTTTAATCTGCTGGCACCGCAGCCCGCCTCCGTCCTCCGCCTCACCATACCAGTAAGGCAGTACCTCCGCCTAGTGAAACTCTCTTCCCTCCCTCCCCACTGTCCACACTCCACACTTCTTGTCCTCTCCCCTACCTCTCGTCGACCGCGTGCCTGGCAAGGCTCTCATTTATCCATATGCTCGCCGCGCCGACTCGTGGGCGGTCTCGGTACCCAGAGCTTAGAGGTCGGACCTTTCAGACGCGGAACGTCGCGGGATTGAGTTCGACGCTTGAGGCAGTGATGGCGAGCGAGGACCTGCTGCCGCTGGGCGCAATGACTTGAGGGCACTGAGGTTGGTTCTTGGTTGTGGCTTGGGTGAGAGCGATGACGGCTGGCGCCTAGGATCTGGCAGGACGACTGCTATGGGCTGGCGCATGCGCCGCTGATTTGCCGAAGGCCGAAGCACGGCCACACGACCGTGTTGGTCGAGCAGAGCCTACGCCAGTGCCGACGACGAT of Zea mays cultivar B73 chromosome 8, Zm-B73-REFERENCE-NAM-5.0, whole genome shotgun sequence contains these proteins:
- the LOC100274367 gene encoding uncharacterized protein LOC100274367, with the protein product MAMVLGMVLGKIPVETPKHEVLHTGAGYEIRKYPPSIAAELTYDPKEMRGDPDGGFTVLANYIGVLGKPQNTKPEKIAMTAPVITTGSGSGGDGEKIAMTAPVITTGGGEPEPIAMTAPVITDDQQAPGKVTMQFLLPSKYTRVEEAPRPTDERVVIREVPERKFGVARFSGVATDRTVREKAKGLKAALEKDGYTIKVPFVLARYNPSFTLPPLRTNEVMFPVE